TCTTAGAGCAATACAAAGAGAGCTGTAGGCTAGCTACAGCTCTCTTCTTAGGTACTTAAATCCTCAGTTGCTGCTCCTAGAAAGCAGTACTGGCTAAGCCAAAATTCGCCACCAAGACTCCACTGAGCTGAGGAAGCCTTATGGCTGCTTTAACTTGGCAGTCGGAGAGGGAATTTCGATGGTGGCATAGAGTTTAGGGTTAGGCACTGGAGCCTGCCCTTCAGGACCCAGGGGCTCGGGATTTTCCAAGTACTCAAATTGGCCTTTGCCGTCGGGGGTGGGGCCTTGAGCCCAACGACCCTGCTTGCTCTCTGTCCCTTCAGATAGGTTCCAGAACTGGTAGGAAGCATCTTGCTTCTCTAGTTCGCGGGGGAACTTGCTGGGGACGGGAAGATCTTCTAGTCCATCCGCCTTCAGCTCTTCGATTGCCGCTAGCCACTGGTTTTGGTGCATGGTGTCGCGGGCAATCATATAGCTCAGGGTGTCCTTGACGCCAGGGTCGGTTGACATTTCATACAGCCGGATGGCCTGCAAACGGCCTTGGGCTTCGGCCTGAACGTTGGAGTAAAAATCGGCTAGCAAGTTGCCAGAAGCCACAATGTAGTTACCGTTCCAGGGGTAACCAGTGCTGTCATTTGCAGTGGCCCCACCCCCGCTCATAATTGCGTGCTTGGGATTCATGCTGGCAGTGATAATATCTTCTGCCTTCATACCGCCCATAACCCCTTCAACGATGGGGTCTTTGATGGCGTCTGCCTGAGCTTCTTCGGGGGCTTTGTCGACTAGGTGAGCAATGAGGTTGGCGACCATTTCAACGTGGCCGATTTCCTCAGTACCGATGTCTAGTAACATGTCCTTGTATTTGACGGGCCCACGACAATTCCAGCCCTGAAACAGGTACTGCATCATCACAGACATTTCGCCAAAAGGACCTCCGATCAATTCCTGAAGCTGCTTGGCGTAAACTGGATCAGGTTTTTCGGGTTTGGTGAAATATTGCAGTCTTTTCTTGTGGTAAAACATTCAAGCTCTTGGGTTAATTGGCCAAGAAGGGAAAACTCTTTCCCTTTCTTACCCCCATTCTTAAAGAATCTAAAATTAACCCCATCCTTCAAATTCAAGAGTTTACCAAGACTGTTTCTATCCCAATAGTTAGAGGGTCTGTAAAGGGGCAAACTCTACCTATTTGTCCTTTCTATTTCCAAGGATTTTAAGCGGAATCATTTGGCATAAGTAGCCTGGTTTTACTATCACCAGAATCCGCTCGCCTAGGAGCTTTAATACTTCAAGAACGGCTAAGCGCTCTCTGGAAAGACCTCTGGAGAAAACATTCTTAGAAGTGCTTGATAATGAGGCTCATAGTATTGAACATGCTGGGACTTGAGGCAGGCTGTGAGCTCTTGATC
The window above is part of the Pseudanabaena sp. FACHB-2040 genome. Proteins encoded here:
- a CDS encoding manganese catalase family protein, encoding MFYHKKRLQYFTKPEKPDPVYAKQLQELIGGPFGEMSVMMQYLFQGWNCRGPVKYKDMLLDIGTEEIGHVEMVANLIAHLVDKAPEEAQADAIKDPIVEGVMGGMKAEDIITASMNPKHAIMSGGGATANDSTGYPWNGNYIVASGNLLADFYSNVQAEAQGRLQAIRLYEMSTDPGVKDTLSYMIARDTMHQNQWLAAIEELKADGLEDLPVPSKFPRELEKQDASYQFWNLSEGTESKQGRWAQGPTPDGKGQFEYLENPEPLGPEGQAPVPNPKLYATIEIPSPTAKLKQP